One genomic window of Ctenopharyngodon idella isolate HZGC_01 chromosome 18, HZGC01, whole genome shotgun sequence includes the following:
- the LOC127500117 gene encoding protein phosphatase 1 regulatory subunit 3E translates to MEAEAVVMLPPKSCIPRNYSCIAGLFGSLSASEQKLEDEEEDMEEEENRNGDCELLEISVVNEKPRGRESSLKPPQSPTLRRRCKSLPTPAERAKLEIARVRSPSSQKKVRFADSLGLDLISIKHFDDSDMPEVPERIIDKFKKARALHLNNFDKSNTSNQSVFMELLFTNPGSLPDFLDKVIALKVLLESVQADEFSLSGIVRVLNLAFEKNVYLRYTLNNWTTFVDILASYVPHSNDGQTDKFSFKIITPMFLEFGGTLQFAIRYCVEGGEFWDNNNGSNYRVRRHRFKISPPREWENGWIHFI, encoded by the coding sequence ATGGAAGCTGAGGCTGTGGTAATGCTGCCTCCCAAGAGCTGCATCCCCAGAAACTACAGTTGTATCGCCGGGCTGTTCGGAAGCTTGTCAGCATCAGAGCAAAAGCTGGAGGACGAAGAAGAAGACATGGAGGAAGAGGAGAACAGGAATGGAGACTGTGAACTATTAGAAATCAGCGTAGTGAATGAAAAGCCGAGAGGAAGAGAGTCCTCCCTGAAGCCCCCGCAAAGCCCGACCCTGCGCCGAAGGTGCAAGTCTCTCCCCACACCGGCTGAAAGAGCCAAATTAGAGATCGCACGAGTCCGGAGCCCAAGCAGTCAAAAAAAGGTACGATTCGCTGACTCTCTGGGACTAGACCTGATTTCTATCAAACACTTTGATGACTCGGATATGCCTGAGGTACCAGAGCGCATTATTGACAAATTCAAAAAAGCCAGAGCTCTCCACTTGAATAACTTCGACAAGTCCAACACATCAAACCAGTCCGTGTTTATGGAGCTGCTCTTCACAAATCCAGGATCCTTGCCGGACTTCCTGGACAAAGTTATTGCATTGAAGGTTTTACTGGAGTCTGTTCAGGCTGATGAGTTCAGCCTCTCGGGGATCGTGCGCGTTCTTAACTTGGCTTTCGAGAAAAATGTCTATTTGAGGTACACCTTAAATAACTGGACGACATTTGTGGACATTCTGGCGTCTTACGTCCCCCATTCTAATGACGGGCAGACGGACAAGTTCAGCTTCAAAATCATCACCCCGATGTTTCTGGAGTTTGGGGGAACCCTGCAGTTTGCCATCAGGTACTGCGTCGAAGGAGGTGAATTTTGGGATAACAACAATGGGAGTAATTACAGAGTAAGACGCCACAGATTTAAAATTTCTCCTCCGAGGGAATGGGAAAATGGTTGGATCCATTTTATTTAG